The Corvus cornix cornix isolate S_Up_H32 chromosome 15, ASM73873v5, whole genome shotgun sequence genome includes the window GCTGCATGAAAGCCTGAGTTGGTCCTTGCTTCTCCTTGCGCTTGTGGGGAAGCtggagtgaggaaaaaaaaaccaggcaaaGGTGCTGCAGTGTTTCCCATTTCAGGGGAGGAATGCTCTCTTTTTTCCTGGCTGGATACATCTGGTAGCTCATTCATAGTATTTTCTTTGTAGAAGTGAAGCCAGCTGGGCAAAGGAGCTGGTTAATTCCCTTGCTTGTGTCTGTATCTGTCCATTTCTCAGACTTTTTTGGGAAACTCTTTGCAATGGGCAGAATTTGGCCCTGGATAACAGGACAGTGCTGAAAGGCAGCAGTTCATCTGCCCACAGCACAGTTGGGCTGTGCCATAGAGCAGAGGATACTTGTGGAGCTGCCCCTCCGCACCACCCCAGCTTCTCAAACAACCTGTCCCCTTTGctttgtcctgctgcaggaatgtTTCACCCCGTTCATCAACGGCAGCTTCTTTGAGCATGATGGGCAGCCCTACTGTGAGGTGCACTACCATGAGCGCCGTGGCTCGCTTTGCTCCGGCTGCCAGAAGCCCATCACAGGACGCTGCATCACTGCTATGGGCAAGAAATTCCACCCCGAACACTTTGTCTGTGCCTTCTGCCTCAAGCAGCTCAACAAAGGAACCTTCAAAGAGCAGAACGACAAGCCCTACTGCCAGAACTGCTTCCTCAAGCTCTTCTGTTAGAGGCACCATAGATGGGCGCTAAAGCATCTTTCTGCCACCCCCTTGGCAGTTCTGTCTCTCTGAACATTACTGTGATTTAGGATCCTTAccaggcaggggaggaggggggtggggggtggggggtgctGCTATGGAGAGGCAGTAGATCCAGGGATGAGATGGTCCATTAAACTGGAAACGCCCTTGCTGTGTCTCaggagagagaggctgagatCCCTCATTatgctgtgtgtgtgtctgtgtgtgtgactgaTAGCTGAGGTTAGCTCGAGGGCTCCAACAGGGAGATTTTCCCAGCcccctcctggcagcaggaggctTTGCCAGTACATTTCAGCCTGTGTCAGCGCTCTGAGCAAATCGTGACACTTGCAGGCAACACAACCCTCTGCTTTGACACCTCCTTCTCAAGCTTTTGCCTGCACGTGTGTAGGGTGAGCGACAGCACAGCGAGGGCACCCTGTGGCCTCAGTGCCACTCTGGCTCTGCTCACAGAGTCACATGGTGTGTGTGACTTCCTGAGACTGGAGCATCAGCACAGGCAGCCAAGACCCTGCAAGGGTCTCTCCAGTTCCATTACACTGTAAGGCGATAATACcacttgctctttttttttttttttttttttttaaactaagagGAATCAAGATGTTACTgtgtggggtgttttttctttttttccctagtttGTTACTCCTTATCTCAATGCCTTTTTCTCAGCAcactggagcaggaggtggggCAAGTCTCGACCATCCCTCAGCACTGTTGTGCTCTGCTGTGcggacagcctgtgccaggcagcTCCGTAGGCACCCAGGCCAGCTCAGGGCATCTGCTCCCCTCACCTACTGCTcctgagagagaggaagaggcaTCACCCCTTCTTTAAACACAGGTGCAGAGAGGTCAGAGCAGCCTTTTTCATCCATCCCTGTCATGAGTGAGTGTGATGTGCGTGTGTTTATCTGGCCTGAAACTCTCCCATCTATCAGGGCCTGAATCTGTCACAAgactggggagaaggaagggtataagaagccagaaaaaaaaatctgaaatttatatcctttcttcttccagtttGCTAATGAGACCTATCAGCTCCTTagtatttcccttttctgtacTCTTGTTAAACATGTTCTACTGAGAGATGCTACAGCAATAACCTTTTATATTGACTGTTACTGGTATAACAAGTCCTGGGGGTCAGGTGTGCATGACACACTTGGAGTTTTACTATCAAAGTGAATACTGTATCCTGTCTTTGATAAGAACTAGATTTCTACACTGATTTTGAATTCATATCTAATTTACTTTTAATCCTCTTATACAGAAATTGTTTTTGAAGTGATTTTAAGAAAGCAACTTTTATATCAAGCTGTGCTGTTCTAGACAGTGCCAGTTGTGCTGGCTTACTACATCTGTAACCTCAATGCTTTGTTAAGCCTAACTAACATTCactatttcctttttgttgcGGGTTGGGAGGGCTGGAATCTATGGGGAAGGGAATGtgacttgtatttttttttccctagcaaAGGCAGGTGAACTGTGaataggtttggggtttttttttttcctcctctgggtCACCTAAAAGTGTGATTCTGGTTTTTATTGTAACCTATAAACTGCTGTATTTGAATCACCTGCTGTTCTCCCAAAGCCGAGCTTCCAGGATGTTAAGAGTGAGTCTTAATATGATGCTATGGGAGAAGGAGCTTAGACCTTTGCCCTTGGCTTCTCATCTTCAGCTGCCTGAAACCAGAGCAGGGTTAATTGGGGAAGGggctccttttcttttgtggaAGAAAGGTCTTGTGACTGAGGAGAAGAAACTGGGAGACAGACTCTCTTCCTGACTAGCTGTGCAACTTTGGGGAAGGTTACTAAACCTTaccgtgcctcagtttccccatctgtaaaatgggggCAGTTTAGCCTGGATTTGTGAGGTTATTCTGAGGCCTAGTTCATGTTTGCTAAAGCACTTTTAGGTCTCTGGCTGGAGGGTGCTATGGAGAGGGAAGTATTGCGGTGAAGTTCCCGGTGGCCATTCTGTGGTACCAGCCCTGGAGTGGTGTTTGGAATTACTGCTCGAGAGAGCTGCTGCCATTGCAGCACAACACAACCATTGGCATCCGGTTGTGTTGTGCAGCTTGGCAGGCGCATTATAGGGGTCCAGGGGCAGCTGTGTCAGAAACCAGCCCTGAAAGCCTGGGTCACTGCCCCATGTAACCTCATTGCAgtgctgccctgctcaggtCACTGAAACTGTCCCACTGATTGCTCCCGACAAACAAACCTCACTCAGTGCTGTGGGTGGGAGGCCAGAGAGAGCTGTGGGAGCACTAGAGCTGTGTCAGCTgggctgagcacagctctgggaaatTCTTGAGGCAAGAGTCCTTATGCATTTGCCTTTTCATCTTGTGAGTCTATTTGACTTAAAATGGATGCTCCTAAGCTGCCTGTGTTTATCTCGCTGGAAAGATCAACTTCCTTGGTGCCACTGAGGGGACACACAGCCGTTTTGTGGAAGTGCTGGAGAGGCGTGAAATGTTTTTGGCACTGCCACTTTGTGGGACACCTGCAAACTGTGTAATCCTGTGCCTCTCTTTCCCTGTCTGCGGAGTCTTTAACCTATCTCGCTGCTAGCTGAGGCTGTGTCAGTGACACTTGTGGCACACCTGGGTGCAGGGTGCTGTGTAGGGTGCGTGGTGCTGAGAGGAGGCTCCTCTGGCCTTAGTGCTTAACTGAGATAATTTCACAGTCACCTTCTGCCTTCATCTGGTGTCTGACATGCTGGGATGCCACACTGATGCTACTCTGCCAAATAACGCCTTGTGGTGGCTGCCGCCACTGTGGGTGTCCAAAATGCCTGTTCGTTCACTGCAGATGCGGTTTTAGGGTAGCACAGCCGCTGTTGGGGTGCGGGGGTGCGAGGGCTGGAGATGGAGGTGCGCCGGCAGGGTCTATGAGTGCACCCCCGGGCCAGGCGCTATCCCTGGGGAAGGCCTTTCACATCATGtccgggctgggctgggggggaaGCTCTGCTGGGTCAACAATTATTTGATTCTTTCCTCCCTTGTAAACTTCTAACTccgcttttttttttactccatttAAAATTGTTGCAGTTACGCCAATAAAATTTTCACCATTATTGTCACGCTTGTGTCGTGATTGTTTCCCGCCCCGTAGCTTGTGAGGGACCGGACCCAGGGCGGGCCCCGCTCTCACGGCTGAGAGGGCTCGcgaggggagggagggagggagggagggagggagggagggaagggggcaGTGCGCTCCTCCGGGCGCCAGGGGGCGACGTGCGCCCGGCCGCGCGCGTTTTCCTGCGGCGTTCGCGCCTTCCGCTGGCGTCACGCGCTGCCCACAGAGCGGCGGATGATTGACACTGAAGGCAGCCAATGGGCTGAGGAGGGGCAGTGCCGCGGCGCCCTGCGATTCGTCATTAGGCGCGGTATAAAAGGAGACGGGCCCGCCCTGCGGCCCTTCTTTCCCGGAGCCCTCGTGGAGGTGCGGGTGTGGGTGCGGCGCGGCGTCTCCGAGGCCCGGGCGGGACTTGCGGCCACGTCGAGGGGAGCGGACCGGGACCAGGAGCGGGGTCCTGGGCCGCGGCCGGACTGTGGGGTTGGGAGCGCTGGGCCCCACGGCGGAGGGAAGGGTGGGGACCCACCTCAGCCGCTCTTCTTCCTGGCAGGTCCCAGCTCGTCTTTAAACCCACCGGGCGATCCTTGGAGCACCGCCGAGATGCCCAGGGAAGACAGGGCTACGTGGAAGTCCAACTATTTTATGAAAATCATCGTGAGTGTCGACTCGGAGCCCTCGTggggcgctgccgccgccggggcATGCTCGGGGCAGCGAGAGCCGGGCGGGCCGGGCTGCGGGGTTTTGTTAAGAGAGATAGGTGAATGCTATGGGGTGTCTGAACGAGTACCTGGCGCTAGGAAGAGACTTGAGACAGTCCAGATCAGGCCTCCTGAGAATTTGCCTCGGCGCTTGCAGACTTTTTCAGGGACGTGACTCGATGGCTGAGTGAAAGATGCAGCCGGTGGCACATCCAGCCTCACTTGGAGCTTAGCATTCTCAAACTTCTGAGAGACTTTTTTTACGTTTTAACGTGTTAAGGTTTTAATGCTGCTATGTGCACTGCTCCgaatttctttttatagttGCAGTGTTTCTTTTGCTATAGCAACTCCTGGATGATTACCCAAAATGTTTCATTGTGGGAGCAGACAATGTGGGATCCAAGCAGATGCAGCAGATCCGTATGTCCCTGCGTGGAAAGGCTGTTGTGCTGATGGGGAAGAACACGATGATGCGCAAAGCTATTCGTGGTCATCTGGAGAATAACCCTGCCCTAGAAAAGTGGGTAATGCTGCCTGAGGGCACTTCTGGGTCCTCTGTCTTGAAAGGAGAGGAGGTTGTCCAAGGAATAAAACTGAAAGCTGTCATCTTCCCTTCAGGCTGCTGCCTCATATCCGTGGGAATGTGGGCTTTGTCTTCACCAAGGAGGATCTGACTGAGATCCGGGACATGCTGCTGGCTAACAAGGTAAGGGAGATTAGCCCTCACTGCATGTTTAGGCTGagatggaatgaaaaataaaactgggtCTTCACAGTGGACACCCGATTAGTAGGAGTCCTCAAGGGTTGGGAACTGTCCCCTGCAGTCTTAGCCAAACTGCTTAAGTTCAGCTGTCTCATTTGTGCGTGCCTGGGTACTGTCTACCCTCAATGAGTGTGTCACAGAGGAAGTGATCCCACAAGATCTGAGGAGAGCATTCTTGCAGCTTCTCGTCTCCGCCCTCCCAGGTGCCAGCTGCTGCCCGTGCCGGTGCTATTGCTCCTTGTGATGTGACTGTGCCGGCCCAGAACACGGGTCTTGGACCCGAGAAGACCTCCTTTTTCCAGGCCTTGGGCATCACCACGAAGATTTCCAGAGGAACCATTGAAATTCTGGTGAGTGAGCTGCGTGTTGTTGAAGCTGTTCCTTGACTGGGAGGCCTTGATTGTGgtagctgagggagctgtgaaGGCCAAAGCTCCCGTTAGTGCCAAAATACTGTATGAGCAGTGTGATTATTGCACTTTGGGATGTGGAAGGAGGGTGTCTGGCTTGGCTCCAGTGTGCAGCGTGGGGCGATTGAATTCTCCATCAGATTTCCAGGGGTAGGCTCTGTCAGAGGAACATGCAGGTGAGCTACCTATAGGTAATGCAGGAAAGGTGCTGCCTTTCTCCTAGCTGATGCGGACTTGCTTATATGGTTTGGGGCTTTCTCTGCTTGTGGAGCTGAATCTGGAGTGTGTTGGTTGTGCTTGTTTGCTCCTCCAGTTCCACCATCTGTATTTGTGTCCCACTGCTTTGACGTACTGGAATTTCTTGGTGTGTATTGATTCCTTTTCCCTGATCTCCTCAGAGCGATGTGCAGCTTATCAAGACTGGAGACAAAGTGGGTGCCAGTGAAGCCACCCTGCTCAACATGCTGAACATTTCCCCATTCTCCTTCGGGCTGGTGATCCAGCAGGTCTTTGACAATGGCAGCATTTACAACCCTGAAGTGCTGGACATCACCGAGGAGACCTTGCACAAGCGCTTCCTGGAGGTGAGTGCCACAGTCCGTGTCCCTTGTGTTCTGCCTCGCTGGTCTGGGAGCCAGTGCTGCCCCAGAACAAAGCGTCCTGTCTGGTGTTTTCCATGAggtcctgcagagccaggaactCTCCTTGGTTCCCCACAGAAACTGTGTGTCAGGGAGTACCTTCCTGTAGGATTCTTCATCTGAAGCTGCTTCAGAAATCATTTAAGGCCACTtgaaatcatagaatgtcctgagttggaaggaacgcacaaggatcatcgagtccaattCCTGGCTCTGCACGAGCAATCCTACCCTGTGCccgagagcattgtccaaatgcttcttgagctctaGGAGCCTTTGGGCCATGACCATTCTCTGGGGGTCTGTTTGGTGAccgaccaccctctgggggaagaaccttttcttaCTATTCTACTTAAACCTCCAatgacacagcttcatgccgttctctcaggtcctgtcactggtcaccacagagcagagatcagtgaCATTTAAATCTTGATGCCTTGATTTCACTGGAGCTGTTACCTGTGTGTGCATTGCACACTGTCCTTTGTGTTGGCAGTGTACAAGTTGTCATCTGGCCATCCTCTGCTGTGGTTTCTAGTCCAGGTTATTTCTCAGACCACAGAAACACAAGTCCGTCTCTTCACAGGGTGTTCGTAATGTTGCCAGCATCTGTCTGCAAATTGGGTACCCAACCATTGCATCCGTGCCCCACTCCATCATCAACGGGTACAAGCgtgtcctggctgtggctgtggagaCTGACTACACCTTCCCACTGGCTGAAAAGGTAATGAATGGTTggctctcagctctgcagagagttAGAAATGCAGCCAGGCACATTCACAGCATGTTCCCTGGTTTGAGAGGAGTGGGACGTACCTGTGTGTGGCATGTGTCTGGAGAAGGGGTGCTTGCTTCCATGTGTTGTGTACAAACGGGAGGAGAAAGCTGATTTACCTGGTGTTCCTTCTTTGGGGCTGTTACACTCAGCATAGCTGAAATGGCTGTAATGAATGGTTCTTCATATCTGCTAGTGATAAGTGGACCTCTTTGGATTCAGGCAAGCTGCAAGTGCTGTCTTTATCATTGCAAAGGTTCAGTcctgcaaaatgttttgttgtgagtttacattttttccccaccttttgCAGGTGAAGGCCTTCCTGGCAGATCCCTCTGCTTTTGTGGCAGCCATGCCTGTGGTAGCTGAAGCAGCTGCAcctgctgccgccgccgctgctgctccAGCGAAGGAGGCAGCAAAGGAGGAGTCGGAGGAGTCTGACGAGGACATGGGATTTGGTCTCTTTGACTAACAGCAGCCACTCTATGCCTCTGTCAGAGTTGGCCCAatgggagaaataaaaagctgttttacaCCTTCATGTGTGCCTGCATTGATGGTGTAGTCTGCGTATCAGCTGGGGTTTGGGGAAAGTGTAACCGGCGGGGCCCTGTGCTCCAGAGCAGTGGTTGTTCCTCGGGCCGGGGCACGGCAGGTGAGCGGTTGTGTCCTGGCCCCGGGTGCTGCAGGGGAGCAGTTGTTCTCGGGGCGGGAGCGCACCTGTTCCCGGCCAGGCCCAGTAGAGGCCTTGCCCGCAGCAGGTCGGGTCAGTCCAGCTACCGCCCATCCTGTTCTGTTCCCCCCGAGCGGCGGGACGGGCGCTCCCGGGACGGGTGGGCAGCGCCCATCGCCGTGgcgccgggcccgccccggAAGCCGCTACCGGTTCCGGGGTCGCGGCGGAGTGATGGCGGCCGACACGCAGGTGAGTGTGGGATGGGCCGCGTAGGGCCCAGCCCGGGCAGGGGAGACTGGCGGGGGCTGTGCTCGGGGCCGTGCCGCGtgccgctcccgccccgctgCGCTCTCGGCCCGGCtgcggggcccggcccggcaccCGAAGCCGCCTGGGGACGTGGCAGCTGGGGCGGGCCCCGCCGAGCCGCCCGCACCGCGCCGTGCCCGGCCCGCGGGAaggggccgccgccgccggggaacccgggcggagcggggggcggcggggcccgtCCCGATCGAAGCCCGTCCCGATCGAGGCCCGGCACGAGCCGCGTCCcgcccggcggcggcgccgTGAGCGGCTGCCCCCGGTTCGCACCGCCTGGCCGCGGTGTGACCGCTCCCTCTGCCCGGACTGCCTGGGGCCGCCGGCTTCATCGTGAGGGGCTTGGGATGTTCCTAGAGCAAATCCTAGTCTGCTCAGCATCAGGTCCGTACTTGTATAGATACTGCCTTTGTTCTCTGTATTTGGTTGCAGCAGCATTGCTGGTATGCTGGCTTTGTAACGTGTACATAAAcatgctaaaaaagaaaaataaaaagcaaattagtGAAGCCTGTCCGAGTGGGTCTTCCGGGGAGACTGGGTGGTTTAGACTAGTCGAGGTTTTGCGGTTTGCATAAGTTACTGAGATGCTGGTGAGGTTCTGTAGTATTATACATAagttatatttttcatttctaggCTTAGGATAATTTTAACACGTTTTTCATGTCTGCACATCTTCCTGCATGGAAGCAGCATGACTAAGTGCagcttggtttgggtttgtaTGTGATGAACTCATGTAATTGAAAAGTTTTGCGAGAAGAGCAGGTCTGTAACAGCAGCTGGTTCTGTTGGTTCTGGTGTCAATGACATTGTTGGTCATCCTTTGCAGCTCAACCCAGCCTTGCTGTTCAGAGGTGCAGCCTTGCTTCCAGCCAGTTATTAAGGGGACCTGTGGGTGTGAAATGGTCACAGGCTCAGGGAGGTGTGGGTGGCCTTTAAATCTTGGGAAGCCACTGTGCAGGATTAGCCTTCCAGCGCGTCAGCAAAAAGCTGCACTGAAAGCAGCTTTGAGGAGCTCTttgaaaaagactgaaaagggaaggaatcGTTTTAGATGAGTTTCTAAAGACATGCTCATTTGCTGCCTTTTGGAAAGATGCTGGTATAAAGTTGCTCAGTTTAAGAGCtgaatttcaaaagcatttcctggagagctgtgctTTGGTTTATGTAAATGCAGAAAACCTGGGAGTGTAGGTCTTCCTGGGTTGTCTGCAGTTCGAGTGCTCTTTTGGAACTGCCTGGACTTCAGGAGATAACATGGAGGGAAAAGCTCCTTTGAATTCTAGAAGTTactattttttgcttttcaaggtCCTGTACTCCAGATTATGGGTCTTAGCTCTTACTCTGTGTTACTTTTGGAGGGGTAAGGGTCTCTTACAGAGCACGAGAGCACAGATTAATGGAGAGGAGTCGTCCTTCAGCCTTGGGGAAGGAGTGTGTGGTGCACAGTGACCCTTCCTTGGCAGATGAGATGGCAGATGCTCACATTTGGGCACTAAGAGGTCATGTGGCAGCAAGTGACATATTCTGCTTGCCCTGGTTTGTGTTCTGTGGGCTGAAAACAAAGGCAGTCTGATGTTTTTTCTGCTTCGTGGTTTTAGATTTCTGACACACTGAAGCGGTTTGCAGTGAAAGTAACTACAGCCAGCGTGAAGGAGCGGAGAGAGATCCTCAGTGAGCtgggaaaatgtgtttctggGAAAGGTAAAAAACTTGGGAGCACTGTTCTGGTTACCAGGGTGAAGGAGGGTGTTataatgttttgtttcaaaaggtTGTGTGAGGGGTATTTGTTTGAGGGAGGGGGCTAGCAGAGTTTGGAGCCAGTGCTCCATCACAGGGTTAATTCCAAGCGTGGAATTTGTGGGTAGCAGAGAACCCCAGCTTTTGGCACATCTACTTTTTCCAGTCAGCAGTTGTAGCATTGTGTAGCATTAGTTCTTCATTAGTGTGTCAGTTGAGTTTCTGTCATGACTCTTGGCCTGTTCTTTTAGTACTCATGGAATCCTTGGGTATGTACATGTATAGAGAGGGGGAGTATGGGAGATTTCAGATGGTCTTAATAAAACAGCTGAAGCAAATTTTTGAAActtatttctctcattttctgaaGATGACCGTGTGTTCCAGTTTTaccattgttttaaaaaatatgcataaaatgTATGAAAAGAGCAAACTTTTACTGTGATTTGTGC containing:
- the RPLP0 gene encoding 60S acidic ribosomal protein P0, yielding MPREDRATWKSNYFMKIIQLLDDYPKCFIVGADNVGSKQMQQIRMSLRGKAVVLMGKNTMMRKAIRGHLENNPALEKLLPHIRGNVGFVFTKEDLTEIRDMLLANKVPAAARAGAIAPCDVTVPAQNTGLGPEKTSFFQALGITTKISRGTIEILSDVQLIKTGDKVGASEATLLNMLNISPFSFGLVIQQVFDNGSIYNPEVLDITEETLHKRFLEGVRNVASICLQIGYPTIASVPHSIINGYKRVLAVAVETDYTFPLAEKVKAFLADPSAFVAAMPVVAEAAAPAAAAAAAPAKEAAKEESEESDEDMGFGLFD